One part of the Nymphaea colorata isolate Beijing-Zhang1983 chromosome 8, ASM883128v2, whole genome shotgun sequence genome encodes these proteins:
- the LOC116258615 gene encoding CSC1-like protein HYP1 translates to MIVSALLTSVGINLGLCILFYALYSILRKQPWNVHVYVPRLVAEKKVKEGGHFQLEGLLPSAGWIKKAWEPSEEELLAVAGFDSMVFMRIFIFSLKIFSVATVIGIFILLPINYFGQQLSDIDYSDIPSQSLDLFTISNVKNGSKWLWVHFAAVYIISGAACYLLYNEHNHITSKRLEYFYSTKSEPREFTIVVRGIPVAQGSSLDDTVEKFYKEYYPSTYLSHEMVHRTSRLQSLINDAENLYKKIVHLKSKATTEGNSEHGGGCFGLRRRTDLVNEHIKKLETLEENARLEQSDILIRGKEIPAAFVSFRSCYDAAAANQIQQRPNPTEWTTEQAPEPRDVYWPFLLTTFLQRWTFKLVDLIAYIALTVLFIVPVVFVQGLANLEELELFFPLLTGLLSITVVSQVITGYLPSLILQMFLSIVPPIIKLFSSLRGYISHSQIERSACRKILWFTVWNIFFVNVLSGSVASQLNVFTDPSHIPMRLAVAVPAQASFFISYVATSGWTSLLLELIRIIPLLRDIIKRHCSKTADHDFSVPSLSYHGTVPKILFFALLGITYSFLAPLILPFLLFYFSLGYVTYRNQLLNVYMPKFETCGKFWPIVHNGLVFSLILMQAIAIGIFALKKLALASSLTIPLPVLTLIFSWYCRKRFLSMLNTYSAESLIKKDREVQNDPMLNEFLDKLTTAYRHPALSPVQYSAKLEDESRTPLLT, encoded by the exons ATGATCGTTTCAGCTCTATTAACGTCTGTTGGCATCAACCTTGGCCTTTGTATCCTATTTTATGCATTGTACTCTATACTAAGGAAGCAGCCATGGAATGTTCACGTCTATGTTCCTCGATTAGTAGCAGAAAAGAAGGTGAAGGAAGGAGGTCATTTCCAGTTGGAGGGGCTGTTGCCTTCAGCTGGTTGGATAAAAAAGGCATGGGAACCATCTGAGGAGGAGCTACTCGCTGTCGCAGGGTTTGACTCTATGGTTTTTATGCGCATTTTTATCTTCAG CttgaaaatattttcagttGCTACGGTCATCGGGATATTCATTCTTCTTCCAATAAATTATTTTGGTCAGCAACTAAGTGATATAGACTATTCAGATATTCCCAGTCAATCGTTGGACTTGTTTACCATTTCAAACGTGAAAAATGGCTCCAAATG GTTATGGGTACATTTTGCTGCTGTTTATATTATCTCAGGAGCCGCTTGCTATCTTCTTTATAAT GAACACAATCATATTACTTCAAAGAGACTTGAATACTTCTATTCAACTAAATCTGAACCTCGTGAGTTCACTATAGTTGTTCGTGGAATTCCTGTTGCTCAAGGGAGTAGTTTGGATGACACTGTTGAAAAGTTTTACAAAGAATACTATCCTTCAACCTACCTATCACATGAAATGGTTCATAGAACAAGCAGACTTCAATCTCTTATT AATGATGCAGAGAATCTTTACAAGAAGATTGTCCATCTGAAGTCAAAAGCAACTACAGAGGGAAATTCAGAGCATGGTGGTGGCTGCTTTGGACTACGGCGTAGGACAGATCTTGTTAACGAACATATAAAGAAATTGGAAACTTTAGAAGAAAATGCCAGGCTTGAACAGTCAGATATTTTAATAAGAGGAAAg GAAATTCCTGCtgcatttgtttcttttagatCCTGTTATGATGCGGCAGCTGCAAATCAAATACAACAGCGACCCAATCCAACAGAATGGACCACTGAGCAAGCTCCAGAGCCTCGTGATGTTTACTGGCCATTCCTTTTAACCACATTTCTTCAAAGGTGGACATTCAAGTTGGTCGATCTAATTGCATATATTGCACTGACTGTTCTATTCATTGTTCCTGTTGTGTTTGTACAAGGACTTGCAAACCTTGAGGAGCTAGAACTGTTCTTTCCTCTTCTGACAGGCTTATTAAGCAt AACTGTTGTAAGTCAGGTGATTACAGGATATCTTCCAAGTCTTATACTTCAGATGTTTCTATCCATTGTACCACCCATCATAAAGCTATTCTCCTCCCTCCGAGGATATATATCTCACAGCCAAATTGAGAGAAGTGCTTGCAGAAAAATACTATGGTTCACCGTGTGGAATATTTTCTTTGTAAATGTGTTATCTGGATCTGTTGCTAGCCAACTTAATGTGTTTACTGATCCAAGCCATATCCCGATGAGGTTGGCAGTTGCAGTACCAGCACAG GCTTCCTTCTTTATTTCCTACGTTGCAACATCTGGATGGACAAGTCTTTTGCTAGAGCTCATCCGTATTATTCCGCTTCTTCGTGACATTATTAAACGGCACTGTTCCAAAACTGCTGACCATGATTTTTCTGTACCATCATTATCTTATCATGGAACTGTTCCTAAGATCCTTTTCTTTGCTCTTCTTGGAATTACGTACTCCTTCTTGGCTCCATTGATACtgcctttccttttgttttacttCTCTCTTGGCTATGTTACCTACCGTAATCAG CTATTAAATGTTTACATGCCGAAGTTTGAGACTTGTGGGAAATTTTGGCCTATAGTGCACAACGGTCTGGTGTTTTCTTTGATATTGATGCAAGCCATTGCCATAGGAATATTTGCATTGAAGAAGCTTGCACTAGCTTCCAGTTTGACAATTCCACTTCCTGTGCTCACACTTATATTTAGCTGGTATTGTAGGAAACGTTTCCTATCCATGTTGAATACATATTCTGCAGAG AGCTTGATAAAGAAGGACCGTGAAGTGCAAAATGACCCTATGCTTAATGAATTTCTTGACAAGCTTACTACTGCTTATCGTCATCCGGCATTGTCGCCCGTGCAGTATTCTGCAAAACTAGAAGATGAAAGCAGGACCCCTCTTCTTACTTAG